Genomic segment of Neorhizobium sp. NCHU2750:
ATGTCTATCCCGGCATTTGCCGCCGACCTCGCACCGGTGGAAGCACCGATCGTCGCGCCGGTATCGACCTCCGGCTTCTACATCGGCTCGCTCAGCTCGGTGAACTTCCTCGACGACACTGGCTTCGACGTTGGCGGCGCCTCCATCTCCACCGACTATGATGTCGGCTACTACAGCTCGCTACGCGCCGGCTACAAGTTCGACCCCATGGGCTTCATCACTCCCCGCGCGGAACTGGAGCTCGGCTACGGCAACGCCTCAGTTGATGAGCACCGCGTATCAGGCGTTGGCGGCGTCGGCGGTATCGACTCCTTCGGTGACGCCCGCACCTTCCAGGGCTATGTTAACGGCTATCTCGACATTCCGCTCGTGGCCGATGGCGTCATGAGCGCCATCACGCCCTTCGTCGGTGGTGGCGTCGGCTTCATGAACCTCGATCTGCGCAAGCAGGGGGTCTCCGGCGTCGCAACCCTCATCGATGATAGCGACACCAAATTCGCCTATCACCTCGACGCTGGCGTCGGCATCAACCTGCAGGGCATCGGGCTGTTCTCGAACACCTCGCTGTTCGACAATACCACGCTCGATATTGGCTACCGCTTCACTGCTGCGGACGATTTTGACTTCACCGCACGCGATGGGACATCTTCCAGCACGGATTTCCGCAGCAACGCGGT
This window contains:
- a CDS encoding outer membrane beta-barrel protein — its product is MTTFSKLLAAGLLTSTMSIPAFAADLAPVEAPIVAPVSTSGFYIGSLSSVNFLDDTGFDVGGASISTDYDVGYYSSLRAGYKFDPMGFITPRAELELGYGNASVDEHRVSGVGGVGGIDSFGDARTFQGYVNGYLDIPLVADGVMSAITPFVGGGVGFMNLDLRKQGVSGVATLIDDSDTKFAYHLDAGVGINLQGIGLFSNTSLFDNTTLDIGYRFTAADDFDFTARDGTSSSTDFRSNAVTFGLRKQF